In Sphingomonas sp. PAMC26645, one DNA window encodes the following:
- a CDS encoding FdhF/YdeP family oxidoreductase, giving the protein MSDDRTVEIEDYTAPAGGWGSMKSLVEISAREKVGPEVIRELARQNKPDGFACVSCAWGKPAHPHVAEFCENGAKATAWELTSFRVTPAFFEQHTVSELIGWKDYDLEQAGRLTHPLKYDAATDKYAACSWDEAFAGIGAKLKTYDPTKVIFYASGRASLETSYMYSLLARMYGSQNLPDSSNMCHETTSVGLKSAIGSAVGTIHLSDYEKCDAIFYFGQNPGVNSPRFLHPLRDCAKRGVEIVVFNPLKERGLEKFQDPQNPIEMVTGKSTPIASQYHQLKTGGDVGAIMGMCKYLIEADDNAKRINGLPVLDHAFLAEHTTGFEAFAEVARATEWATIEHESGLPRTEIEAAAKVYAKSKAVIAVYGMGLTQHVGGIDNVHMVVNLMLLRGNIGKPGAGMGPVRGHSNVQGQRTVGITEKPELAPLDKLAEQYGFEPPREKGWDTVEACEAVLDGSAQAFVGLGGNFVRAIPDHARMEPKWRALDLTVHIATKLNRSHLLPGETSYLLPCLGRIETDMQGTGPQSVSIEDSFSQIYGSKGKATPASETLLSEPAIVAGIAKATLAPNPKLDWDAWVRDYARVRDAIEVTYPDLFKNFNDQMFTPGGFWKGVPAAHREWKTKSGKAEINVPQALNVTGFEEAEGRFRLMTLRSNDQFNTTVYGYHDRFRGVKGTRDIVFMNRSDMIRMGITDGDDVDLVGDAGGNSDRRLNKLRVVEYAIPEGCLGAYYPECNLLIPVAHHARESHVPAAKSVPVRIEKTR; this is encoded by the coding sequence ATGAGCGACGACCGGACCGTAGAGATCGAGGATTACACGGCACCAGCAGGCGGCTGGGGCTCGATGAAGTCGCTTGTTGAAATCTCCGCGCGCGAGAAGGTCGGCCCGGAAGTGATCCGCGAACTGGCCCGGCAGAACAAGCCGGATGGCTTTGCGTGCGTCAGTTGCGCGTGGGGCAAGCCCGCGCATCCGCACGTCGCAGAGTTCTGCGAGAATGGCGCGAAGGCGACGGCGTGGGAGCTGACCTCGTTCCGCGTGACGCCGGCGTTCTTCGAGCAGCATACGGTCAGCGAGCTGATCGGCTGGAAGGACTACGATCTCGAACAGGCCGGGCGGCTCACGCACCCGTTGAAGTATGATGCCGCGACCGACAAATATGCCGCGTGCAGCTGGGACGAGGCGTTCGCGGGCATTGGCGCCAAGCTGAAGACCTATGATCCGACCAAGGTCATCTTCTACGCGTCGGGTCGCGCCAGCCTCGAGACGTCGTACATGTATAGCCTGCTCGCGCGGATGTACGGCAGTCAGAACCTGCCCGACAGTTCGAACATGTGCCACGAGACGACCTCGGTCGGTCTGAAGTCGGCGATCGGGTCGGCGGTCGGCACGATCCACCTGTCGGACTATGAGAAGTGCGACGCGATCTTTTACTTCGGACAGAACCCCGGGGTGAACAGCCCGCGTTTCCTGCATCCGCTGCGCGATTGCGCGAAGCGCGGCGTCGAGATCGTCGTGTTCAATCCGCTCAAGGAGCGCGGGCTGGAGAAATTCCAGGACCCGCAGAACCCGATCGAGATGGTGACGGGCAAGTCGACGCCGATCGCCTCGCAATATCACCAGCTGAAGACCGGCGGCGACGTCGGCGCGATCATGGGGATGTGCAAATATTTGATCGAGGCCGACGACAACGCCAAGCGGATCAATGGCCTGCCGGTGCTCGACCACGCGTTTCTCGCCGAGCACACTACCGGGTTCGAGGCGTTCGCCGAGGTCGCGCGCGCGACCGAGTGGGCGACGATCGAGCATGAGAGCGGCCTGCCCCGCACCGAGATCGAGGCGGCGGCGAAGGTTTATGCCAAGTCGAAGGCGGTCATCGCGGTGTACGGCATGGGGCTGACGCAGCATGTCGGCGGGATCGACAATGTCCACATGGTCGTCAATCTGATGCTGCTCCGCGGCAACATCGGCAAGCCCGGCGCGGGTATGGGGCCGGTCCGTGGTCATTCGAACGTGCAGGGCCAGCGGACCGTCGGGATCACCGAGAAGCCCGAACTCGCGCCGCTCGACAAGCTTGCCGAGCAATATGGCTTCGAGCCCCCGCGCGAGAAGGGTTGGGATACGGTCGAGGCGTGCGAGGCGGTGCTCGACGGCAGCGCGCAGGCGTTCGTCGGGCTTGGCGGCAATTTCGTGCGGGCAATCCCGGATCATGCGCGGATGGAGCCGAAGTGGCGCGCGCTCGATCTGACGGTGCATATCGCGACGAAGCTTAATCGTTCGCACCTTTTGCCGGGCGAGACATCGTATTTGCTCCCCTGCCTCGGCCGGATCGAGACCGACATGCAGGGCACCGGGCCGCAGAGCGTGTCGATCGAGGATTCGTTCAGCCAGATCTATGGGTCGAAGGGCAAGGCGACGCCGGCCTCCGAGACGTTGCTGTCCGAGCCGGCGATCGTCGCGGGGATCGCCAAGGCGACGCTTGCGCCCAATCCGAAGCTCGATTGGGATGCGTGGGTGCGCGATTATGCGCGCGTTCGCGATGCGATCGAGGTGACGTATCCGGACCTGTTCAAGAACTTCAACGACCAGATGTTCACGCCCGGCGGCTTCTGGAAGGGCGTTCCGGCGGCGCACCGTGAGTGGAAGACGAAGAGCGGCAAGGCGGAGATCAACGTGCCGCAGGCGCTGAACGTCACTGGGTTCGAGGAAGCGGAGGGCCGGTTCCGGCTAATGACGCTGCGATCGAACGACCAGTTCAACACGACCGTCTACGGCTATCATGACCGTTTCCGCGGTGTGAAGGGTACGCGCGACATCGTGTTCATGAATCGCAGCGACATGATCCGGATGGGGATCACCGATGGCGACGACGTCGATCTGGTCGGCGATGCCGGTGGCAATTCGGACCGCCGCCTGAACAAGCTCCGCGTGGTCGAATATGCGATCCCCGAGGGCTGCCTCGGTGCGTATTACCCCGAGTGCAATCTGCTCATACCGGTTGCTCACCATGCCCGCGAAAGCCATGTTCCGGCAGCGAAATCCGTGCCGGTGCGGATCGAGAAGACGCGCTGA
- a CDS encoding molybdenum cofactor guanylyltransferase codes for MAGGRSSRFGSDKAMAVLDGRALAEHARALLLSHVESAVIAGRDGAIPDLPRADIGPLGGIAGSLGYAALHGFTSVLTIACDMPWLPDGLLTALSRRASAYCPDAPVLGHWETGLLGNLLTHIETVPRRSVRGWAEAIGAIPIPAGAPIPNVNTPQDLDTL; via the coding sequence CTGGCGGGCGGACGGTCGTCCCGCTTCGGGTCCGACAAGGCGATGGCGGTTTTGGACGGGCGTGCGTTGGCTGAACATGCGCGGGCACTCCTGTTGTCTCATGTCGAGAGCGCGGTGATCGCGGGACGCGATGGGGCAATCCCTGACCTGCCGAGGGCAGATATCGGGCCATTGGGTGGCATCGCCGGCTCGCTTGGGTATGCGGCCTTACACGGCTTCACGTCGGTGTTGACGATCGCGTGCGACATGCCGTGGTTGCCGGACGGGTTGCTTACGGCGCTGTCCCGACGTGCCTCCGCCTATTGCCCCGACGCCCCGGTGCTCGGGCATTGGGAGACGGGTTTGCTCGGCAATTTGCTGACCCACATCGAGACCGTGCCACGGCGATCGGTGCGCGGTTGGGCGGAGGCGATCGGGGCTATCCCGATCCCGGCGGGTGCGCCTATCCCGAACGTCAACACGCCGCAGGACCTCGATACCTTATGA
- the fdhD gene encoding formate dehydrogenase accessory sulfurtransferase FdhD, with product MTTSRNQAIKILRADSITAGERAIAIEVPVAIEIDGLGYAVMMMTPADLAEFTTGFLLTERLADIVDDVRDIDIFEAEAGWIVRVGLSDRCKGRIHDRVRHRTSDTSCGLCGISGLEQLRKPVPRTPPKPDTPVDALFAALGGLRAHQPLNAATGAIHAAAACDREGRMVAAYEDVGRHNALDKLVGGIAISGQPIDGFILVTSRISFEMVDKALIAGAPMLVGISAPTSLAIDHAREHGLTLLALARSDAILVVNDPWEVFA from the coding sequence ATGACCACGTCGCGCAACCAAGCGATCAAAATCCTGCGGGCTGACTCGATTACCGCGGGCGAGCGCGCCATCGCGATCGAAGTCCCGGTCGCGATCGAGATCGACGGGCTGGGCTATGCGGTGATGATGATGACGCCCGCCGACCTAGCCGAGTTCACGACCGGCTTCCTGCTGACCGAGCGGCTCGCGGACATTGTCGATGATGTTCGAGACATCGATATCTTCGAGGCTGAGGCGGGTTGGATCGTTCGGGTCGGACTGTCGGATCGGTGCAAGGGCCGTATCCACGACCGCGTTCGCCACAGGACTAGCGACACGAGTTGCGGACTGTGCGGGATCTCCGGGCTCGAACAGCTCCGTAAACCTGTCCCAAGGACACCACCGAAGCCCGATACGCCTGTAGACGCGCTGTTCGCCGCGCTAGGTGGCCTGCGGGCCCACCAGCCCTTGAACGCCGCTACGGGCGCGATCCACGCCGCGGCGGCCTGCGACCGTGAGGGGCGGATGGTTGCGGCGTATGAAGACGTCGGCCGTCACAATGCGCTGGACAAGCTCGTCGGCGGCATCGCGATCAGCGGGCAGCCTATCGACGGCTTCATCCTCGTTACCTCGCGGATCAGTTTCGAGATGGTCGACAAGGCGCTGATCGCCGGGGCGCCGATGCTGGTGGGAATCTCCGCACCGACCAGCCTGGCGATTGATCATGCACGCGAGCACGGCCTGACGCTGCTCGCGCTCGCCCGCAGCGACGCGATCCTGGTGGTCAACGATCCGTGGGAGGTGTTCGCGTAG
- a CDS encoding formate/nitrite transporter family protein, with protein sequence MSTGYSSTIDTYATLAATKAEALRRSPAGFFAGAILAGTYIGIAMILALSTGSGLEPGVRPLVMGATFGLGLILTVFAGAELFTGYVMYLGFGLARRTITIGDALKLAVVVWIGNLVGGVVLSLVFAAGGGGAIFANADTMFHAYVLHKVSVDATALMARAILCNWLVCLAIWTAARMTGDTAKCIAMAWILLAFVAAGFEHSVANMTALTLGLLVPNSSIDLAGMIRNLAIVTVGNTIGALVFVVGGYLVASKTDAVQAAK encoded by the coding sequence ATGAGCACCGGCTATTCGTCGACGATCGACACCTACGCGACCCTCGCGGCGACCAAGGCGGAGGCGCTGCGGCGCTCTCCCGCGGGGTTCTTCGCTGGCGCGATCCTAGCGGGCACGTATATCGGCATCGCGATGATCCTCGCGCTCAGCACGGGCTCGGGGCTCGAACCCGGGGTGCGACCGTTGGTGATGGGCGCGACCTTCGGGCTCGGGCTGATCCTCACCGTGTTCGCCGGCGCTGAGTTGTTCACCGGCTACGTGATGTATCTCGGCTTCGGCCTCGCACGCCGGACGATCACGATCGGAGACGCACTCAAGCTCGCCGTCGTCGTGTGGATCGGCAACCTCGTCGGCGGCGTGGTACTGTCGCTGGTGTTCGCGGCAGGTGGGGGCGGTGCGATCTTCGCCAACGCCGATACGATGTTCCACGCGTACGTCCTGCACAAGGTGTCGGTCGACGCGACCGCGCTGATGGCCCGCGCGATCCTGTGCAACTGGCTCGTCTGCCTCGCGATCTGGACTGCGGCGCGGATGACCGGCGACACCGCCAAGTGCATCGCGATGGCCTGGATCCTGCTCGCGTTCGTCGCCGCCGGGTTCGAGCATTCGGTCGCCAACATGACCGCGCTGACGCTCGGCCTGCTGGTGCCCAACTCGTCGATCGACCTCGCGGGCATGATCCGCAATCTTGCGATCGTCACCGTCGGCAACACGATCGGTGCCTTGGTCTTCGTGGTCGGCGGCTATCTGGTCGCGTCGAAGACGGACGCGGTGCAAGCCGCTAAGTAA
- a CDS encoding FdhF/YdeP family oxidoreductase has protein sequence MRDKRPDGIADYTGPAGGWGALKAVAVSLKAQQIVVRGGQTLLKSNQPDGFDCPSCAWPDPKHTSSFEFCENGAKAVAWESTAKTIGADFFAAHSVSDIWKQSDHWIEDQGRVTEPLRYNAATDHYEVVSWADAMREIGAGLAAVPDPNQAEFYTSGRCSNEAAFLFQLFVRLYGTNNFPDCSNMCHEATSVGLPKSIGIGKGTVSLEDFDHADLILSIGHNPGTNHPRMMATLREVSKRGGKIIVFNPLKERSLERFESPQSVVEMATMSATPIASSYYQVKVGGDAAALKGIAKALVALDEAAKVSGGEPALDHAFIAEHTAGLDDYIADLATTEWADIERSSGLSRTDLEEVALAYSKSKSTICCYGMGVTQHRTGTTNVQQIANLLLLRGNMGRPGAGICPLRGHSNVQGDRTVGITERPMPLLLDNMRDVFGFEPPREHGHSVVESIAAMRDGHAKAIVCLGGNLAIASSDPQACAEGFRNLDLAVHITTKLNRTQLLMAKATYVLPCLGRTELDMQATGQQSVTVEDSMSMVHASRGFLMPPGDNVKSEIWIVGEIAKATFAAKGRAPIEIDWDAYVGDYSLIRDKIEAVFPAFADYNARIRKPGGFHLPNSAAMREWKTDSGKANFLVTKGVEEDESAGDPTVLRLTTLRAHDQYNTTVYSLDDRYRGVFGRRDILFMNERDMARLGHKEGDVVDIATALQFARPDRVVQKLMLVRYALPDGCVASYYPETQPLIALEDHDPQSFTPSYKSIPVTVRPAAADMGSDRGVVRAGIVGHESKVHA, from the coding sequence ATGCGCGACAAACGCCCTGATGGGATCGCCGATTACACGGGTCCGGCCGGTGGCTGGGGCGCGCTGAAGGCGGTCGCCGTCTCGCTGAAGGCGCAGCAGATCGTCGTCCGCGGCGGTCAGACGCTGCTCAAGTCGAACCAGCCCGATGGCTTCGATTGCCCGAGCTGCGCATGGCCCGATCCAAAACATACCTCCTCGTTCGAATTTTGCGAGAACGGCGCAAAGGCCGTCGCGTGGGAATCCACCGCCAAGACGATCGGCGCCGACTTCTTCGCCGCGCACAGCGTGTCCGACATCTGGAAGCAGAGCGATCACTGGATCGAGGACCAGGGCCGCGTCACTGAGCCGCTCCGCTACAATGCCGCCACCGATCACTATGAGGTCGTGAGCTGGGCGGATGCGATGCGCGAGATCGGCGCCGGTCTCGCCGCCGTCCCGGATCCGAACCAGGCCGAGTTCTACACCTCGGGCCGCTGCTCGAACGAGGCGGCGTTCCTGTTCCAGCTCTTCGTGCGGCTCTACGGCACCAACAACTTCCCCGACTGTTCCAACATGTGCCACGAGGCGACCTCGGTTGGGCTGCCGAAGTCGATCGGTATCGGCAAGGGCACCGTCAGCCTAGAGGATTTCGACCATGCCGACCTGATCCTGTCGATCGGCCACAACCCCGGCACCAACCATCCGCGGATGATGGCGACGCTGCGCGAAGTGTCGAAGCGCGGCGGCAAGATCATCGTCTTCAACCCGCTCAAGGAACGCTCGCTCGAACGCTTCGAATCGCCGCAGTCGGTGGTCGAGATGGCGACGATGTCGGCGACCCCGATCGCGAGCAGTTATTACCAGGTGAAGGTCGGCGGCGACGCGGCTGCGCTGAAGGGCATCGCCAAGGCACTGGTCGCGCTCGACGAGGCGGCAAAGGTCTCCGGCGGCGAGCCCGCGCTAGATCACGCGTTCATCGCCGAGCATACCGCGGGGCTCGACGACTATATCGCCGATCTCGCCACGACGGAGTGGGCGGATATCGAGCGCTCCAGCGGCCTTTCGCGCACCGATCTAGAAGAAGTCGCGCTCGCCTATTCGAAGTCGAAGTCGACGATCTGCTGCTACGGCATGGGCGTCACGCAGCATCGCACCGGCACGACCAACGTCCAGCAGATCGCGAACCTGCTCCTGCTCCGCGGCAATATGGGCCGGCCAGGCGCGGGCATCTGCCCGCTGCGGGGCCACAGCAACGTCCAGGGCGACCGCACCGTCGGCATCACCGAGCGACCGATGCCCTTGCTGCTCGACAACATGCGCGACGTGTTTGGGTTCGAACCGCCACGCGAGCACGGCCATTCGGTGGTCGAGAGCATTGCGGCGATGCGCGACGGCCATGCCAAGGCGATCGTCTGCCTCGGCGGCAACCTCGCGATCGCCTCGTCCGATCCGCAGGCGTGTGCGGAAGGCTTCCGCAACCTCGATCTCGCGGTCCACATCACCACCAAGCTCAACCGCACGCAGTTGTTGATGGCGAAGGCGACGTATGTGTTGCCGTGCCTGGGGCGGACCGAACTCGACATGCAGGCCACCGGCCAGCAATCGGTCACGGTCGAGGATTCGATGTCGATGGTCCACGCCTCGCGCGGCTTCCTGATGCCACCGGGCGACAACGTGAAGTCGGAGATCTGGATCGTCGGCGAGATCGCCAAGGCGACCTTTGCCGCGAAGGGCCGCGCGCCGATCGAGATCGACTGGGATGCGTATGTCGGCGACTACAGCCTGATCCGCGACAAGATCGAGGCAGTGTTCCCGGCGTTCGCCGACTACAATGCGCGCATCCGCAAGCCGGGTGGCTTCCACCTGCCGAACTCCGCGGCGATGCGCGAGTGGAAGACGGATAGCGGCAAGGCCAACTTCCTCGTCACCAAGGGTGTCGAGGAGGACGAGAGCGCGGGCGATCCGACTGTGCTGCGGCTCACCACGCTGCGCGCGCACGATCAGTACAACACCACCGTCTACAGCCTCGACGATCGCTATCGTGGCGTATTCGGGCGCCGCGACATCCTGTTCATGAACGAGCGCGACATGGCACGGCTGGGGCACAAGGAAGGCGACGTCGTCGATATCGCTACCGCGCTTCAGTTCGCCCGGCCCGATCGTGTCGTGCAGAAGCTGATGCTGGTCCGCTACGCGCTGCCCGATGGCTGCGTCGCCTCCTACTACCCCGAGACGCAGCCACTGATCGCGCTCGAGGATCACGATCCGCAGAGCTTCACCCCGTCCTACAAATCCATCCCGGTGACCGTCCGTCCCGCCGCTGCCGACATGGGTTCGGATCGCGGCGTGGTGCGCGCGGGGATCGTCGGGCACGAGAGTAAAGTACACGCATGA
- a CDS encoding 2'-5' RNA ligase family protein, with the protein MTGPTEVAPIIVTALFGRKDTAFFDSMRREHFPPERNQLDAHLTLFHHLPPSGLDELKHRLNQEARGIRAPQARVGGLMSLGRGVAYRIESPELVGIRERLADAFTGMLTPQDAGGWRPHVTIQNKVSPQVAKLLLGNLQRDFTPKDVEIAGLGAWWYRGGPWEAISRHMFA; encoded by the coding sequence ATGACCGGCCCAACCGAAGTAGCCCCGATCATCGTCACCGCCCTGTTCGGCCGCAAGGACACCGCGTTCTTCGACTCCATGCGCCGCGAGCATTTCCCGCCCGAGCGCAACCAGCTCGACGCGCACCTGACGCTGTTCCACCACCTGCCGCCCTCGGGCCTCGACGAGCTCAAGCACCGCCTCAACCAGGAAGCGCGCGGCATCCGTGCTCCACAGGCCCGTGTGGGCGGCCTGATGTCGCTAGGGCGGGGTGTCGCCTACCGGATCGAGTCTCCCGAGCTGGTCGGCATCCGTGAGCGCCTCGCCGACGCGTTCACCGGAATGCTCACCCCTCAGGACGCCGGCGGCTGGCGTCCGCACGTCACGATCCAGAACAAGGTCAGCCCGCAAGTCGCCAAGCTCCTGCTCGGCAATCTGCAGCGCGATTTCACCCCGAAGGACGTCGAAATCGCCGGTCTGGGCGCATGGTGGTACCGCGGCGGACCATGGGAAGCGATTTCCCGGCACATGTTCGCTTGA